The proteins below are encoded in one region of Micromonospora sp. DSM 45708:
- a CDS encoding SCO7613 C-terminal domain-containing membrane protein: protein MESFRCASCGREIKPAAVCPHCGAEQPQWAEHLADIERSIAEMKARDAEIAREQRQIAAKMQAALFQRDILAHAGEERVKQATRPRRVLRRRPGRRPPTAATGAPPRVPRQGTPPPVPEDLPPSPPRGRPQWLDADDPEHPPEASSREVQNIPLGLGALLLGVAAVVFAAVATSSMDALARLGVLLVATVLMLLAPPVLARRGLTSTAETIAAVGLLLVPLAGYAVWAVDRIGGGTSGAAFAGAIFLVTTVVAVGYAYGTGLRAPRFATVLAAQPVLPLLAYERVTGPTGWALVLTVVAVLDLALARSAVVRERPVRADLPRTAPPAPAPARERADDDRPESAPEESAEVLGGESPAGPATAAPARPVPWLRELTWLLHGAAVALALAYAVTALLRATTVPAAAGAGTVVLLAALTALAGTLVLRRPPLPDVGAGILTLAVIGALGRVASVALPGRSLLLIAAVIALTGLAVRAMPETARRGPQLASAVALTVSGVVVAGGALRAGLAPVRAALPAWSADLSGWHAELARAVGATGWQLAASALLLTVAAVVALPTTIRREFAVVGAALTALAVPASLGLGWATACWPMLLTAVAIGVLGLTAGTERAAVVHAVTAAGLGLTGAGAALARPALTAAALTVLFLAGALVSLAPRVRIAAAATDTVCAWAAGGAAFALPGAVAAFVAATVPTPPAPTPANLREITVPILAASFLGVCVTLAYAALVQVAQRQLSMPHALGTVLGAVAVAAAGFFAPGATSADAWVGGLLLIAAGLLAAAPRIDARRRADMSLDGSDLALAATTVALVATLVRIAAVLAPGGQLMVAAALVLVVAVAARALPEEWRRGPILGIAAGGTLIGLVAAWSALRGGVGVLATPGPIWAGDLSGWPAAPTGGTTWQAPVALALLAVTAAVLLPPPWKYDVSGGCAVLATVGAPAAFDLPWWSPVLVGAMVATVYGMAAVASADPRAALSRATVAGVVALHAAGAGLVRPWTTALALGSIALIGVTVAALARSFAPALVEDVRAEGMPPHLVQVGGAAAGSALLALPGAVAALSVEFGRPAQVVLTAALAATSIGLAVVAAVRRQVPQYLPYASVAVVGAGTVTAAAALLVHLPAGVFAAAAALLGVLAELIRAATVPPVGSARPVRRWSVLLDGALRRDPERPTELRWRVSPAAGALAAAALPTALALVTLAPSLVVALFSTFVVLGRVWQGPPPELLTPPPDAVDPTHVLTALLLTATAALAATGFSGGRRSRAVPVILPGAALTLLIAPVALGQGWPVTAEAGLVVFTISMLGLALTPPPALAEPGRSIRVARVLVFAIGLAAGGAGLAGALATRELTLITLGSAVGVGAVAAFFGTTQRARILGWLFASLMAQLFVLTLGLVAGLAAVWSAFGVLAVGAALQVFAATLPRLRRPEAYREAATVEWSGYGAALIALALAYDSPRHIAALLAAWGAVLGVAASRPGRRPFERNLLFWAVVACEITAWWILMRVADVALPEAYTLPFAALALLVGVLQLRHRPDLSSWVAYGPALVTAFLPTLAIVVATDSSMLRQVLLLLGAVAVLIFGSTSRQQAPVIVGATVTAVAAVHALFSLGPWLVLIPVGIVLLVLGASNERRRRAQERLQTALRGMR, encoded by the coding sequence GTGGAGAGCTTCAGGTGCGCCTCGTGCGGGCGGGAGATCAAGCCCGCCGCCGTCTGTCCGCACTGCGGCGCGGAACAGCCCCAGTGGGCCGAACACCTGGCCGACATCGAGCGGTCGATCGCCGAGATGAAGGCCCGGGACGCCGAGATCGCCCGTGAGCAACGGCAGATCGCCGCCAAGATGCAGGCCGCCCTCTTCCAACGCGACATCCTGGCGCACGCCGGTGAGGAGCGCGTCAAGCAGGCCACCCGGCCCCGGCGGGTGCTGCGCCGGCGGCCCGGCCGCCGGCCGCCCACCGCCGCCACCGGCGCGCCGCCCCGGGTGCCCCGCCAGGGCACCCCGCCGCCCGTGCCGGAGGACCTTCCCCCGTCGCCGCCCCGCGGCCGGCCGCAGTGGCTCGACGCGGACGACCCGGAGCACCCGCCGGAGGCGTCCTCGCGCGAGGTGCAGAACATCCCGCTCGGGCTGGGCGCGCTGCTGCTCGGCGTCGCGGCGGTGGTCTTCGCGGCGGTCGCCACCAGCTCGATGGACGCGCTGGCCCGGCTCGGCGTGCTGCTGGTCGCGACCGTGCTGATGCTGCTCGCCCCGCCGGTGCTGGCCCGGCGCGGGCTCACCTCGACCGCCGAGACGATCGCCGCGGTCGGGCTGCTGCTGGTGCCGCTGGCCGGGTACGCGGTCTGGGCCGTGGACCGGATCGGCGGCGGCACCTCGGGCGCCGCGTTCGCCGGCGCGATCTTCCTGGTCACCACCGTGGTCGCGGTCGGGTACGCGTACGGCACCGGGCTGCGCGCGCCCCGCTTCGCCACCGTGCTGGCCGCCCAACCGGTGCTGCCGCTGCTGGCGTACGAGCGGGTGACCGGGCCGACCGGCTGGGCGCTGGTGCTCACCGTGGTGGCCGTGCTGGACCTGGCACTGGCCCGGTCCGCGGTGGTGCGCGAACGGCCGGTCCGGGCGGACCTGCCCCGCACCGCCCCGCCGGCACCCGCCCCGGCCCGGGAACGCGCCGACGACGACCGGCCCGAGTCGGCGCCGGAGGAGTCCGCGGAGGTGCTCGGCGGCGAGTCGCCGGCCGGTCCGGCCACCGCCGCGCCGGCCCGGCCGGTGCCGTGGCTGCGCGAGCTGACCTGGCTGCTGCACGGCGCGGCGGTGGCGCTCGCCCTGGCGTACGCGGTCACCGCCCTGCTGCGCGCCACCACCGTGCCGGCCGCCGCCGGCGCGGGCACGGTGGTGCTGCTCGCCGCGCTGACGGCGTTGGCCGGCACGCTGGTGCTGCGCCGGCCGCCGCTGCCCGACGTGGGCGCCGGCATCCTCACGCTCGCGGTCATCGGCGCGCTCGGCCGGGTCGCCTCGGTGGCGCTGCCCGGCCGGTCCCTGCTGCTGATCGCCGCGGTCATCGCGCTCACCGGGCTCGCCGTGCGGGCCATGCCGGAGACGGCCCGCCGGGGCCCGCAGCTCGCCTCCGCGGTGGCGTTGACGGTCAGCGGCGTGGTGGTCGCCGGGGGCGCGCTGCGCGCCGGGCTGGCCCCGGTCCGGGCGGCGCTGCCCGCCTGGTCCGCCGACCTGAGCGGCTGGCACGCCGAGCTGGCCCGGGCGGTCGGCGCGACCGGCTGGCAGCTCGCCGCCAGCGCCCTGCTGCTCACCGTCGCCGCCGTGGTCGCGCTGCCCACCACGATCCGGCGCGAGTTCGCGGTGGTCGGCGCCGCGCTCACCGCGCTCGCCGTGCCGGCCTCGCTCGGTCTGGGCTGGGCGACGGCCTGCTGGCCGATGCTGCTGACCGCCGTCGCCATCGGGGTGCTCGGGCTCACCGCCGGCACGGAACGGGCCGCGGTGGTGCACGCGGTGACCGCGGCCGGGCTGGGGCTGACCGGTGCCGGCGCCGCGCTCGCCCGACCCGCGCTCACCGCCGCCGCGCTGACCGTGCTCTTCCTGGCCGGGGCGCTGGTCTCGCTCGCGCCCCGGGTCCGGATCGCCGCCGCCGCGACGGACACGGTCTGCGCCTGGGCGGCCGGTGGCGCGGCGTTCGCCCTGCCCGGCGCGGTGGCCGCGTTCGTCGCCGCCACCGTGCCGACCCCGCCGGCGCCCACCCCGGCCAACCTGCGCGAGATCACCGTTCCGATCCTCGCGGCGAGCTTCCTCGGCGTCTGCGTGACGCTCGCCTACGCCGCCCTGGTCCAGGTGGCGCAGCGGCAGCTGAGCATGCCGCACGCGCTCGGCACCGTGCTCGGCGCAGTAGCCGTCGCCGCCGCCGGGTTCTTCGCGCCCGGCGCCACCTCGGCGGACGCCTGGGTGGGCGGCCTGCTGCTGATCGCCGCCGGGCTGCTGGCGGCGGCGCCGCGGATCGACGCCCGACGCCGCGCCGACATGTCGCTCGACGGCTCCGACCTGGCGCTCGCCGCCACCACGGTGGCGCTGGTCGCCACGTTGGTGCGGATCGCCGCCGTGCTCGCGCCGGGCGGCCAACTCATGGTGGCCGCCGCGCTGGTGCTGGTGGTGGCCGTCGCGGCCCGGGCACTGCCGGAGGAGTGGCGGCGCGGCCCGATCCTCGGCATCGCCGCCGGCGGCACCCTGATCGGTCTGGTCGCCGCCTGGAGCGCGCTGCGCGGCGGGGTCGGCGTGCTGGCCACCCCCGGTCCGATCTGGGCCGGGGACCTGAGCGGCTGGCCGGCCGCGCCGACCGGCGGGACGACCTGGCAGGCACCGGTCGCGCTGGCGCTGCTGGCGGTGACCGCCGCCGTCCTGCTGCCGCCGCCCTGGAAGTACGACGTCTCGGGCGGGTGCGCGGTGCTCGCCACCGTGGGCGCGCCGGCCGCGTTCGACCTGCCGTGGTGGTCACCGGTGCTGGTCGGCGCCATGGTGGCCACGGTCTACGGGATGGCGGCGGTGGCCTCGGCGGACCCGAGGGCCGCGCTGTCCCGGGCCACGGTGGCCGGTGTGGTGGCGTTGCACGCCGCCGGCGCCGGGCTGGTCCGGCCCTGGACCACCGCGTTGGCGTTGGGCAGCATCGCGTTGATCGGGGTGACGGTGGCGGCGCTGGCCCGGTCGTTCGCGCCGGCGCTGGTGGAGGACGTGCGCGCCGAGGGGATGCCGCCGCACCTGGTCCAGGTGGGCGGCGCGGCGGCCGGGTCGGCCCTGCTCGCGCTGCCCGGCGCGGTGGCCGCCCTGTCGGTCGAGTTCGGCCGCCCCGCGCAGGTGGTGCTCACCGCCGCGCTGGCCGCCACCAGCATCGGCCTGGCCGTGGTCGCGGCGGTCCGCCGGCAGGTGCCGCAGTACCTGCCGTACGCCAGTGTGGCCGTGGTGGGGGCGGGCACCGTCACCGCCGCCGCCGCGCTCCTCGTCCACCTGCCCGCCGGCGTGTTCGCCGCTGCCGCGGCGCTGCTCGGTGTGCTCGCCGAACTGATCCGGGCGGCCACCGTCCCGCCGGTCGGCTCGGCCCGGCCGGTACGCCGGTGGTCGGTGCTGCTGGACGGGGCGCTGCGCCGGGACCCGGAGCGGCCCACCGAACTGCGGTGGCGGGTCAGCCCGGCGGCCGGCGCGCTGGCCGCGGCGGCGTTGCCCACCGCGCTGGCGCTTGTCACTCTGGCGCCGTCCCTGGTGGTGGCGCTGTTCTCGACGTTCGTGGTGTTGGGCCGGGTGTGGCAGGGGCCCCCACCGGAGCTGCTCACCCCGCCGCCGGACGCGGTGGATCCGACCCACGTGCTCACCGCGTTGCTGCTCACCGCGACCGCGGCGCTGGCCGCGACCGGGTTCAGCGGCGGTCGCCGCTCCCGGGCGGTGCCGGTGATCCTGCCCGGGGCCGCGCTCACGCTGCTGATCGCGCCGGTGGCGCTCGGTCAGGGCTGGCCGGTGACCGCGGAGGCGGGGCTGGTGGTGTTCACCATCTCGATGCTGGGGCTGGCGCTGACCCCGCCTCCGGCGTTGGCCGAGCCGGGCCGCTCGATCCGGGTCGCCCGGGTGCTGGTCTTCGCCATCGGGCTGGCCGCCGGCGGCGCCGGGCTGGCCGGGGCGCTCGCCACCCGTGAGCTCACCCTGATCACGTTGGGGAGCGCGGTCGGGGTGGGTGCGGTCGCCGCGTTCTTCGGCACCACCCAGCGGGCCCGCATCCTCGGCTGGTTGTTCGCCTCGCTGATGGCTCAGCTCTTCGTGCTCACGCTGGGCCTGGTGGCCGGGCTGGCCGCGGTGTGGTCGGCGTTCGGGGTGCTCGCGGTGGGCGCGGCGTTGCAGGTGTTCGCCGCCACGCTGCCCCGGCTGCGCCGGCCCGAGGCGTACCGGGAGGCGGCCACCGTCGAGTGGAGCGGGTACGGGGCGGCGCTCATCGCGCTGGCCCTGGCGTACGACTCGCCCCGGCACATCGCCGCGTTGCTGGCCGCCTGGGGTGCGGTGCTCGGGGTGGCGGCCAGCCGTCCGGGGCGCCGCCCGTTCGAGCGGAACCTGCTGTTCTGGGCGGTGGTGGCCTGCGAGATCACCGCCTGGTGGATCCTGATGCGGGTGGCCGACGTGGCGCTGCCCGAGGCGTACACCCTGCCGTTCGCGGCGTTGGCCCTGCTGGTCGGCGTGCTGCAACTGCGCCACCGGCCCGACCTGTCGAGCTGGGTGGCGTACGGGCCGGCGTTGGTGACCGCGTTCCTGCCCACGCTGGCGATCGTGGTGGCCACCGACTCCAGCATGCTGCGCCAGGTGTTGCTGCTACTCGGTGCCGTGGCGGTGCTGATCTTCGGCTCGACGAGCCGGCAGCAGGCGCCGGTGATCGTGGGCGCGACGGTGACCGCCGTCGCCGCGGTGCACGCGCTGTTCAGTCTCGGCCCGTGGTTGGTGCTGATCCCGGTCGGCATCGTCCTGCTGGTGCTCGGCGCCAGCAACGAGCGCCGCCGCCGCGCCCAGGAGCGTCTCCAGACGGCGCTGCGCGGCATGCGGTGA
- the purE gene encoding 5-(carboxyamino)imidazole ribonucleotide mutase: MSTVGLIMGSDSDWPTMRAAAEALDEFGVPHEVGVVSAHRTPLKMIEYGRAAAGRGVRVIIAGAGGAAHLPGMVASVTPLPVIGVPVPLKYLDGMDSLLSIVQMPAGVPVATVSIGNARNAGLLAVRILGASDPALRDRMAAYQASLEDLVAEKEAALRASLA; this comes from the coding sequence ATGAGCACGGTCGGGCTGATCATGGGCAGTGACTCGGACTGGCCGACCATGCGGGCCGCGGCCGAGGCGCTCGACGAGTTCGGCGTGCCGCACGAGGTCGGCGTGGTCTCGGCGCACCGCACCCCGCTCAAGATGATCGAGTACGGCCGGGCCGCGGCGGGCCGTGGCGTCCGGGTGATCATCGCGGGTGCGGGTGGGGCCGCCCATCTGCCCGGCATGGTCGCCTCGGTCACCCCGCTTCCGGTGATCGGCGTGCCGGTGCCGCTGAAGTACCTGGACGGGATGGACTCGCTGCTGTCCATCGTGCAGATGCCGGCCGGCGTGCCGGTCGCCACGGTGTCGATCGGCAACGCCCGCAACGCCGGGCTGCTCGCGGTCCGCATCCTGGGTGCCTCCGACCCGGCGTTGCGCGACCGGATGGCCGCCTACCAGGCGAGCCTGGAGGATCTGGTCGCCGAGAAGGAGGCGGCGCTCCGCGCCTCGCTGGCCTGA
- a CDS encoding 5-(carboxyamino)imidazole ribonucleotide synthase — translation MDSRTGLPVVGMVGGGQLARMTHQAAIALGQSLRVLALAPDDGAALVAADVQYGDHTDLTALRTFAKGCDVVTFDHEHVPNDHIRALAAEGVKLFPPAEALVHAQDKRVMRERLAELGAPNPAWRPVESPADLVGFGAETGWPVVLKAARGGYDGRGVWLVDGADQAAELAATLLAGGTPLLVEERVALRRELAVQVARSPFGQVAAYPVVETVQRDGICVEVLAPAPDLPEERAVAAQQLAIDLATALGVVGLLAVELFDTPTGLVVNELAMRPHNSGHWTIEGARTSQFEQHLRAVLDYPMGDTSLAAPVVVMANVLGGEPGGMSIDERLHHLFAAEPGAKVHLYGKQVRPGRKIGHVTVLGTDLADVRARAARAARWLQEGTA, via the coding sequence ATGGACTCCCGTACCGGACTCCCCGTCGTGGGCATGGTGGGTGGCGGCCAACTGGCCCGGATGACCCACCAGGCCGCCATCGCCCTCGGCCAGTCGCTGCGCGTGCTGGCACTCGCCCCGGACGACGGCGCGGCCCTCGTGGCCGCCGACGTCCAGTACGGCGACCACACCGACCTGACCGCGCTACGCACGTTCGCGAAGGGCTGCGACGTGGTCACGTTCGACCATGAGCACGTGCCCAACGACCACATCCGCGCGCTGGCCGCCGAGGGCGTGAAGCTGTTCCCGCCGGCCGAGGCGCTGGTGCACGCGCAGGACAAGCGGGTGATGCGGGAGCGGCTCGCCGAGCTGGGCGCGCCGAACCCGGCCTGGCGCCCGGTGGAGTCCCCGGCCGACCTGGTCGGGTTCGGCGCGGAGACTGGCTGGCCGGTGGTGCTCAAGGCCGCCCGGGGCGGCTACGACGGCCGGGGCGTGTGGCTGGTGGACGGGGCCGACCAGGCCGCCGAGCTGGCCGCCACGCTGCTCGCCGGCGGCACGCCGCTGCTGGTCGAGGAGCGGGTGGCGCTGCGCCGGGAGCTGGCCGTGCAGGTCGCCAGGTCGCCGTTCGGGCAGGTCGCCGCGTACCCGGTGGTGGAGACGGTGCAGCGCGACGGCATCTGCGTCGAGGTGCTGGCACCCGCGCCCGATCTGCCCGAGGAGCGGGCGGTCGCCGCGCAGCAGCTCGCCATCGACCTGGCCACCGCGCTCGGCGTGGTCGGGCTGCTCGCGGTGGAGCTGTTCGACACGCCCACCGGGCTGGTGGTCAACGAGCTGGCCATGCGTCCGCACAACTCGGGCCACTGGACGATCGAGGGCGCGCGCACCTCGCAGTTCGAGCAGCACCTGCGCGCGGTGCTGGACTACCCGATGGGGGACACGTCGCTCGCCGCGCCGGTGGTGGTGATGGCGAACGTGCTCGGCGGTGAGCCGGGCGGGATGTCGATCGACGAGCGCCTGCACCACCTGTTCGCGGCCGAGCCGGGCGCCAAGGTCCACCTGTACGGCAAGCAGGTCCGACCGGGCCGCAAGATCGGGCACGTCACGGTGCTCGGGACCGACCTGGCCGACGTGCGGGCCCGGGCCGCCCGCGCGGCGCGGTGGCTTCAGGAGGGAACAGCATGA
- a CDS encoding thioredoxin domain-containing protein: protein MNRLAQATSPYLLQHADNPVDWWPWCDEAFAEAKRRDVPVLISVGYAACHWCHVMAHESFENEAVARLMNDDFVCVKVDREERPDVDAVYMTATQAMTGQGGWPMTVFATPDGTPFFCGTYFPRANFVRLLGSVAAAWRDQREEVLRQGAAVVEAIGGAQAVGGVTAPLTAELLDGAAAQLASEYDETNGGFGGAPKFPPHMNLLFLLRHHRRTGSARSLEIVRHTAEAMARGGLNDQLAGGFARYSVDGHWTVPHFEKMLYDNALLLRVYTQLWRLTGDRLARRVARDTARFLADELHRAGEGFASALDADTEGVEGLTYVWTPDQLVEVLGEDDGRFAADLFTVTAGGTFEHGSSVLRLARDVDDADPAVRARWRDVAGRLLTARDTRPQPARDDKVVAAWNGLAITAIAEFQQVAALYASPEDEDANLMEGVVIVADGAMRDAAEHLAAVHLVDGRLRRVSRDGVVGEPAGVLEDYGCVAEAFCALHQLTGEGRWLALAGELLDVALARFAAPDGGFYDTADDAERLVTRPADPTDNATPSGRSAVVAALVAYAALTGETRYREAAEVTLSTVAPIVDRHARFTGYAATVGEALLSGPYEIAVATDDPAGDPLVAAAHRHAPPGAVVVAGAPDQPGVPLLAGRPLVDGRPTAYVCRGFVCQRPVTSVEELVAQLG from the coding sequence GTGAATCGACTCGCCCAGGCCACCTCGCCCTACCTGCTCCAGCACGCCGACAACCCGGTCGACTGGTGGCCCTGGTGCGACGAGGCGTTCGCCGAGGCGAAACGGCGCGACGTGCCGGTGCTCATCTCGGTCGGCTACGCGGCCTGCCACTGGTGCCACGTGATGGCCCACGAGTCGTTCGAGAACGAGGCCGTGGCCCGGCTCATGAACGACGACTTCGTCTGCGTCAAGGTCGACCGCGAGGAGCGCCCCGACGTCGACGCGGTCTACATGACCGCGACCCAGGCGATGACCGGCCAGGGCGGCTGGCCGATGACCGTCTTCGCGACCCCGGACGGCACGCCGTTCTTCTGCGGCACCTACTTCCCCCGGGCCAACTTCGTCCGGCTGCTCGGCTCGGTCGCCGCCGCCTGGCGGGACCAGCGTGAGGAGGTGCTGCGGCAGGGGGCCGCCGTGGTCGAGGCGATCGGCGGCGCCCAGGCCGTCGGCGGCGTGACCGCACCGCTCACCGCCGAGCTGCTCGACGGCGCCGCCGCCCAGCTCGCGAGCGAGTACGACGAGACGAACGGCGGCTTCGGCGGCGCGCCGAAGTTCCCGCCGCACATGAACCTGCTCTTCCTGCTCCGCCACCACCGGCGCACCGGGTCGGCGCGCAGCCTGGAGATCGTCCGGCACACCGCCGAGGCGATGGCCCGGGGCGGCCTGAACGACCAGCTCGCCGGCGGCTTCGCCCGCTACTCGGTGGACGGCCACTGGACCGTGCCGCACTTCGAGAAGATGCTCTACGACAACGCGCTGCTGCTGCGCGTCTACACCCAGCTCTGGCGGCTCACCGGCGACAGGCTGGCCCGCCGGGTGGCCCGCGACACCGCCCGGTTCCTCGCCGACGAGCTGCACCGGGCCGGCGAGGGCTTCGCCTCGGCGCTGGACGCGGACACCGAGGGCGTCGAGGGGCTCACCTACGTCTGGACACCGGACCAGCTCGTCGAGGTGCTGGGGGAGGACGACGGCCGGTTCGCCGCCGACCTGTTCACCGTCACCGCCGGCGGCACCTTCGAGCACGGCTCCAGCGTGCTGCGGCTGGCCCGGGACGTGGACGACGCCGATCCGGCGGTCCGGGCCCGCTGGCGGGACGTGGCGGGCCGGCTGCTGACCGCCCGCGACACCCGCCCCCAACCGGCCCGCGACGACAAGGTGGTGGCCGCCTGGAACGGCTTGGCGATCACCGCCATCGCGGAGTTCCAGCAGGTCGCCGCGCTCTACGCGTCCCCGGAGGACGAGGACGCGAACCTGATGGAGGGCGTGGTCATCGTCGCCGACGGTGCGATGCGCGACGCCGCCGAGCACCTGGCCGCCGTGCACCTGGTGGACGGCCGGCTGCGCCGGGTGTCCCGGGACGGGGTGGTGGGCGAGCCGGCCGGGGTCCTGGAGGACTACGGCTGCGTCGCGGAGGCGTTCTGCGCGCTGCACCAGCTCACCGGCGAGGGGCGGTGGCTGGCGCTGGCCGGTGAGCTGCTCGACGTGGCGCTGGCCCGGTTCGCGGCGCCGGACGGCGGCTTCTACGACACCGCCGACGACGCCGAGCGCCTGGTCACCCGGCCGGCCGACCCGACCGACAACGCGACCCCGTCGGGCCGGTCGGCGGTGGTCGCGGCGCTGGTCGCGTACGCGGCGTTGACCGGGGAGACCCGCTACCGGGAGGCGGCCGAGGTGACCCTGTCGACCGTCGCGCCGATCGTGGACCGGCACGCCCGGTTCACCGGTTACGCCGCCACCGTGGGCGAGGCGCTGCTCTCCGGGCCGTACGAGATCGCGGTGGCGACCGACGACCCGGCGGGTGACCCGCTGGTGGCCGCCGCGCACCGGCACGCCCCGCCCGGCGCGGTGGTCGTCGCCGGCGCCCCGGACCAGCCCGGCGTGCCGCTGCTGGCCGGCCGGCCCCTGGTCGACGGGCGACCGACCGCGTACGTCTGCCGGGGGTTCGTCTGCCAGCGGCCGGTGACCTCGGTCGAGGAGCTGGTCGCCCAGCTCGGCTGA
- a CDS encoding phosphatidylinositol-specific phospholipase C domain-containing protein: MRRLPALLALAALAGAALPPAAASAAVPPDTRWSATTAVGIHNTYERGTYTYLAQALDARPGLIELDVWPDVLTRQWRVSHSNPLGNDNNCVAATSAAQLYTGTRNKNLEHCLDDIRIWLGAHPDAGPVVLKLELKTGFSSRTGQGPAQLDAVLAARLGHRVFGPADLLGGHPSLEAAARADAWPTRAQLAGKVIVELIPGTVEEGNPTDTLWTDVEYARHLAGLAAAGTLNTARAFPAVHRAQSGDPRVRYADTALRQWFVLFDGDASAYVTGGIDTAWYDTNHYLLVMTDAQNVPPAVGAGDADAAAARVAQLARAHASIASADWSSLPTVLNDVLPRG; this comes from the coding sequence ATGCGCAGACTCCCCGCCCTGCTCGCCCTCGCCGCCCTCGCCGGCGCCGCGCTGCCCCCCGCCGCCGCGTCCGCCGCGGTGCCGCCGGACACCCGGTGGTCCGCCACCACCGCCGTCGGCATCCACAACACGTACGAGCGCGGCACCTACACCTACCTGGCCCAGGCGCTCGACGCCCGACCCGGGCTGATCGAACTGGACGTCTGGCCGGACGTGCTCACCCGACAGTGGCGGGTCAGCCACAGCAACCCGCTCGGCAACGACAACAACTGCGTGGCCGCCACCAGCGCCGCCCAGCTCTACACCGGCACCCGCAACAAGAACCTGGAGCACTGCCTGGACGACATCCGGATCTGGCTGGGCGCCCACCCCGACGCCGGCCCGGTGGTCCTCAAGCTGGAACTCAAGACCGGCTTCAGCAGCCGTACCGGGCAGGGGCCGGCCCAGCTCGACGCGGTGCTCGCCGCGCGCCTCGGCCACCGGGTGTTCGGCCCGGCCGACCTGCTCGGCGGCCACCCCAGCCTGGAGGCCGCCGCCCGCGCGGACGCCTGGCCGACCCGGGCGCAGCTCGCCGGCAAGGTGATCGTCGAGCTGATCCCCGGCACCGTCGAGGAGGGCAACCCGACCGACACGCTCTGGACCGACGTGGAGTACGCGCGCCACCTGGCCGGCCTGGCGGCGGCCGGCACACTGAACACCGCCCGCGCGTTCCCGGCCGTGCACCGGGCCCAGTCCGGCGACCCGCGCGTCCGGTACGCGGACACCGCGCTGCGGCAGTGGTTCGTGCTGTTCGACGGCGACGCCTCGGCGTACGTCACCGGCGGCATCGACACCGCCTGGTACGACACCAACCACTACCTGCTGGTGATGACCGACGCGCAGAACGTCCCGCCCGCCGTCGGTGCCGGTGACGCCGACGCGGCGGCGGCCCGGGTCGCCCAGCTCGCCCGCGCGCACGCCAGCATCGCCTCCGCCGACTGGTCCAGTCTCCCCACCGTCCTCAACGACGTCCTCCCCCGAGGCTGA